A stretch of the Medicago truncatula cultivar Jemalong A17 chromosome 5, MtrunA17r5.0-ANR, whole genome shotgun sequence genome encodes the following:
- the LOC11416688 gene encoding protein ALTERED XYLOGLUCAN 4: MRSGKKAQKKAMKMGTSIFLKDKSNLFTKRLIPLTICSLLPITMLLLYFYHLPFSQAPKIEITNSKPIINITSHSASPPSSSYSEKKKGHQNQCDYSKGDWVKDTRGPLYNDTTCGMMKEGRNCMTHGRPDSDYLYWRWKPNECKLPRFEPNTFLQLSKNKHIAFVGDSLARNQLESLLCMLATTSIPKLVYQNGKDNQFSRWYFSSYNSTISLYWSPFLVQGIEKSNTSPNNELYLNHVDEKWAKDMNQMDMIVLSIGHWFLLPAIYHEGGTILGCHYCGLNYTEIGFYDVLRKALRTTLNSIIDRRGNKGNEINVIVTTFTPHHFEGAWDKAGACPKTKPYRNGEKKVEGMDGEMRKIEIEEVVAAKAKGNEFGRLRFEVLDVTKLALLRPDGHPGPYMNPFPFFNGVQEHVQNDCVHWCLPGPIDTWNEIFLEIIKKWEEQPS, from the exons ATGAGAAGTGGAAAGAAAGCACAAAAAAAAGCTATGAAAATGGgaacttcaatttttttgaaagataaatcaAATTTATTCACCAAGAGACTTATACCGTTGACTATTTGTTCTTTGCTTCCCATAACTATGCTTCTTCTATACTTCTACCATCTACCTTTCTCTCAAGCTCCAAAAATTGAGATTACTAATTCCAAACCCATCATCAACATCACTTCTCATTCTGCTTCTCCTCCTTCATCTTCTTATTCAG aaaagaaaaaaggtcaCCAAAACCAATGTGATTATTCCAAGGGTGATTGGGTCAAAGACACTAGAGGCCCTTTGTACAATGATACAACATGTGGCATGATGAAAGAAGGAAGAAATTGCATGACACATGGGAGACCTGATTCTGATTATCTTTATTGGAGATGGAAACCAAATGAATGCAAACTTCCAAGGTTTGAACCTAACACTTTTCTCCAACTTAGTAAGAACAAACACATTGCTTTTGTTGGTGATTCTTTAGCTAGGAACCAATTAGAGTCTCTTCTTTGTATGTTAGCAACTACTTCAATTCCTAAACTTGTGTACCAAAATGGCAAGGACAATCAATTTTCTAGGTGgtacttttcttcatacaattCAACCATTTCCTTGTATTGGTCTCCATTTTTAGTACAAGGTATAGAAAAATCAAACACAAGTCCAAATAATGAGCTATATTTGAATCATGTTGATGAGAAATGGGCAAAGGATATGAACCAAATGGACATGATTGTACTATCAATTGGACATTGGTTTTTGCTTCCTGCAATTTACCATGAAGGTGGTACAATTTTAGGGTGTCATTATTGTGGTCTTAATTACACTGAAATAGGGTTTTATGATGTATTAAGAAAGGCTTTAAGGACTACCCTTAATAGCATAATTGATAGAAGAGGAAATAAAGGTAATGAAATTAATGTAATTGTTACAACATTTACGCCACATCATTTTGAAGGTGCTTGGGATAAGGCTGGTGCTTGTCCAAAAACTAAGCCTTATAGAAATGGAGAGAAGAAAGTTGAAGGAATGGATGGTGAGATGAGAAAGATTGAGATAGAAGAAGTGGTGGCTGCTAAAGCCAAAGGCAATGAATTTGGAAGGTTAAGATTTGAAGTATTGGATGTAACAAAATTGGCTTTGTTAAGACCAGATGGTCATCCAGGTCCTTATATGAATCCTTTTCCATTCTTTAATGGGGTTCAAGAACATGTGCAAAATGATTGTGTTCATTGGTGTTTGCCTGGACCAATTGATACATGGAATGAgatatttttagaaattataaagaaatgggAGGAACAACCTAGCTAG